A region of Elusimicrobiota bacterium DNA encodes the following proteins:
- the lpxK gene encoding tetraacyldisaccharide 4'-kinase has translation MKPLKILYPLSFLYLVVFNISQKLKKIKQKKLHCKVISVGNITVGGTGKTPTVIFLAELLKKLNKKVCVISRGYKRQITNYKLQNTNVVSDGKKVFLGPKIASDEPYLIAKLLNNVPVIIGKNRYKTGLFAIEKFGIDTIILDDGFQHLNLFRDIDIVCINALNPFGNNLLLPSGYLREPVKNINRASAFVVTRCDKVANTSISKIEDVIRKHNKSAPIFHASFNKKIFNKNGSEINSVILKNQNAIAVSGIAVPEDFEKTLKELGVNLLVHKKFPDHYFFRDKDIKKLYSDAAEFQAFVITTSKDVVRLPEDFPCYVLDIKLEIHQKDEFKKFLENEIAKKN, from the coding sequence ATGAAACCATTAAAAATTTTATATCCGCTATCATTTCTATATCTGGTAGTTTTTAATATCTCACAAAAGTTAAAAAAAATAAAACAAAAAAAACTGCATTGTAAGGTTATATCGGTTGGCAATATTACAGTCGGTGGCACGGGTAAAACGCCGACTGTGATTTTTTTAGCAGAATTGTTGAAGAAATTGAACAAAAAGGTTTGTGTAATTTCAAGAGGATATAAAAGACAAATTACAAATTATAAATTACAAAATACAAATGTAGTAAGTGATGGGAAGAAAGTATTTTTAGGACCTAAAATTGCCAGTGATGAACCGTATCTTATCGCGAAATTGCTCAATAACGTCCCTGTGATTATAGGTAAAAACAGATATAAAACTGGCTTGTTTGCAATTGAAAAATTTGGTATTGATACTATAATTTTAGACGATGGGTTCCAGCACTTAAATCTTTTCAGGGATATTGATATTGTCTGTATAAATGCATTGAATCCATTCGGGAACAATTTGCTTTTACCATCAGGTTATTTAAGGGAGCCGGTTAAAAATATAAATCGTGCTTCGGCATTCGTTGTTACAAGATGTGACAAGGTAGCGAATACAAGTATTTCAAAAATAGAAGATGTTATCCGAAAACATAACAAGTCCGCACCGATTTTTCATGCATCTTTCAACAAAAAAATTTTTAATAAAAACGGTTCTGAAATAAATTCAGTAATACTTAAAAATCAAAATGCGATTGCTGTTTCAGGGATTGCAGTGCCTGAAGATTTTGAAAAAACGCTTAAAGAACTTGGAGTAAATCTTCTGGTTCATAAAAAATTTCCTGACCACTATTTTTTCAGAGATAAAGATATAAAAAAATTATACTCGGATGCTGCAGAATTTCAAGCATTTGTGATTACTACTTCAAAAGATGTTGTCCGACTACCCGAGGATTTCCCGTGTTATGTATTAGATATAAAACTTGAGATACATCAAAAAGACGAGTTCAAAAAATTCTTGGAGAATGAAATTGCTAAAAAAAATTGA
- a CDS encoding glycosyltransferase family 2 protein, which produces MISISIIGHNEEKNIGQCLESIKWADELIFVDCASTDKTVEIVKKYTTKIFYKENNPNLNVNKQFGIEQCNGDWILYLDPDEIITDELRNEILSVISHRSSVISGYFIPRKNFYFGRFLKFGGKYPDYQLRLFKKGFAKFPCEHVHERIYIDSKIAKLKSAILHYPYQNISDMLKKSDFYTSRKAEYMFKQNKKHSILFIISFSKLKFFRSFILKFGFLDGFVGLIVAVMDSYNEFISFLKLKELQNEKK; this is translated from the coding sequence ATGATATCTATTTCAATTATAGGGCATAATGAGGAAAAAAACATCGGACAATGTCTCGAAAGTATAAAATGGGCAGACGAGTTAATTTTTGTAGATTGTGCTTCCACGGATAAAACTGTTGAAATTGTCAAGAAATATACAACAAAAATATTTTACAAAGAAAACAATCCGAATCTTAATGTCAATAAGCAATTCGGGATTGAACAGTGCAATGGTGATTGGATTTTATATCTTGATCCGGATGAAATAATTACCGATGAATTAAGAAATGAGATTTTATCAGTTATCAGTCATCGGTCATCAGTCATCAGCGGTTATTTTATTCCGAGAAAGAATTTTTATTTTGGTAGATTTTTAAAATTTGGTGGTAAATATCCAGATTACCAATTAAGGCTATTTAAAAAAGGTTTTGCGAAATTTCCTTGCGAGCATGTTCACGAAAGAATTTATATTGACAGCAAAATTGCAAAACTAAAATCAGCGATACTACACTATCCATATCAAAACATTTCTGATATGTTGAAGAAATCTGATTTTTATACATCAAGAAAAGCAGAATATATGTTCAAACAAAACAAAAAACACAGCATTCTGTTCATCATATCGTTTTCGAAATTAAAATTTTTCAGAAGTTTTATATTAAAATTTGGTTTTTTAGATGGTTTTGTTGGATTGATAGTGGCAGTTATGGATTCGTATAATGAGTTTATATCATTTTTGAAATTAAAGGAATTACAAAATGAAAAAAAATGA
- a CDS encoding HAD-IIIA family hydrolase, translating to MLKKIDIILYYGLFVLAFVLPISIAATNIVWIFLFLVWLIKIIQKKSEDFSSPVTYSILLFFSITIISAVFGINFFRSIKGLNSEMEFFLFFLILSNVKDFAHAKKIILVFVISSAIMGFLGLLQYLTDKNLPTREIFSMMDGRAHGTRSWPQTYAEGLLMALPVSIYAILYYRKKIFYLITVLIFLGIVFSYVRMVWIATVFIGCIIFFVEFGHLKRVIYILVAALYIALISGFFISGRRNIIKRATNFNEPVRINMWKVGIKIFKDYPVLGVGLKNTRKIYPEYYEKLKLPKEFYMLSHLHSNFIHLLAERGVLGLIAFLWLVAVFFYYSIKKARNVSNDEKFFILGCIFGIFGFFLSGLSEYSYGDSEVQMTMWFLMALTFYRSRAVFLDRDGTINEDMHYSTDEAKLKIFEESAPAIKLLNNAGFKVIIVSNQSGVARKYFTKKDVEKLNNIIVKNLKEKNAVINSIYVCPHHPDDKCFCRKPKPGMVLRAKNEFNISLKNSYIVGDMQSDIDLAKNVGVKSVFVLTGDIKEVKGADYVAKDILDAAKRILRNAD from the coding sequence TTGCTAAAAAAAATTGATATAATTTTGTATTATGGACTTTTTGTTCTTGCATTCGTGCTTCCTATTTCTATCGCGGCTACAAATATCGTTTGGATTTTTTTGTTTTTAGTATGGCTGATAAAAATAATACAGAAAAAATCTGAAGATTTTTCTTCACCTGTAACATATTCTATCCTGCTGTTTTTTAGTATAACAATAATTTCTGCTGTTTTCGGTATCAATTTTTTCAGAAGTATAAAAGGACTGAATTCGGAAATGGAGTTTTTTTTGTTCTTTCTTATTCTGTCTAATGTGAAGGATTTTGCACATGCTAAAAAAATCATACTTGTTTTTGTGATTTCGTCGGCAATTATGGGTTTTCTTGGCTTGTTACAATACCTAACAGACAAAAATCTGCCTACCAGAGAAATATTCAGTATGATGGATGGGCGAGCACACGGGACACGTTCCTGGCCTCAGACATATGCTGAAGGACTTTTAATGGCACTACCTGTTTCAATCTATGCGATATTGTATTACAGAAAAAAGATTTTTTATTTAATAACAGTCCTTATTTTTTTAGGTATTGTTTTTAGTTATGTAAGAATGGTTTGGATTGCGACGGTGTTTATTGGCTGTATTATATTTTTTGTTGAATTTGGGCATTTGAAGAGAGTTATCTATATACTTGTAGCGGCTTTGTATATAGCATTAATTTCAGGATTTTTTATTTCTGGTCGGCGGAATATCATAAAACGGGCAACTAATTTTAACGAACCTGTTCGTATCAATATGTGGAAAGTGGGCATCAAAATTTTCAAAGATTATCCCGTATTGGGCGTCGGCTTGAAAAACACGAGAAAAATATATCCCGAGTATTATGAAAAATTGAAATTGCCAAAAGAGTTTTATATGCTCTCGCATCTACATAGCAATTTTATCCATTTACTGGCAGAAAGAGGTGTTCTTGGACTGATTGCATTCTTGTGGCTGGTTGCAGTTTTCTTTTATTACAGTATAAAAAAAGCAAGAAATGTAAGTAATGATGAGAAATTTTTTATTTTGGGTTGTATATTCGGTATATTTGGATTTTTTTTGTCAGGGTTAAGTGAGTATTCATATGGTGATTCGGAAGTACAGATGACAATGTGGTTTCTGATGGCGTTAACATTTTACAGAAGCCGTGCTGTTTTTCTTGACCGTGATGGGACAATCAATGAAGATATGCATTATTCAACCGACGAAGCAAAACTAAAAATTTTTGAAGAATCTGCACCTGCGATAAAATTATTGAATAACGCCGGGTTCAAAGTAATAATTGTCTCAAATCAGTCAGGGGTTGCAAGAAAGTATTTTACAAAAAAAGATGTTGAGAAACTAAACAATATTATTGTAAAAAATTTAAAAGAGAAAAATGCTGTAATAAACAGTATTTATGTCTGTCCGCATCATCCTGATGATAAATGTTTTTGTCGGAAGCCCAAGCCCGGTATGGTTCTTAGAGCAAAAAACGAGTTCAATATATCTCTAAAAAATTCATATATTGTCGGTGATATGCAATCCGATATTGATTTAGCAAAAAATGTAGGTGTTAAATCCGTTTTTGTTTTGACAGGTGATATTAAAGAGGTGAAAGGAGCAGATTATGTTGCAAAGGACATTTTGGATGCTGCGAAAAGGATTCTTAGAAACGCAGATTAA